In Oreochromis aureus strain Israel breed Guangdong linkage group 9, ZZ_aureus, whole genome shotgun sequence, the genomic window ATCAAAATTCCAGAAATGTTCCACtgtcaaaacaaaaactataacatttcttttaaatgtcaTGCTCTATCACATTCATATCCGTTCACCTGCACAGAAAAATTCCCTCATTGCCTCAAACACAATATTGACACAATTATGCAAGTTTGCCTGCATCATCAGCCCCCACAGTAATCGATAAAAATCAAAGCTTTCACGGTGATCGAAAGTTTGAAGAATAAAGGCTTCTCAGAACTGGCCTTTGACATGTTCAAGTCTCTGAATACTTTACTTCGAGTCCACATAGAATAtaagaacaaaaacatgttgGATTATTCTTAGACCAGTGAGACAGGGAGCTTTTTTTGTATGTCTCATGATCTAATCAAAGCAGTAAAATCATTTTCTGGCCATTTTCTTATGTTTATATTGACTCATCCACCATTAAGTTACTTTCACATAGTTTCCACAGATTCTTCTGCAGTCCTTTTTGTATATCATACTGTGACACAGTACAACAATCAAAAAAACTGCAGTCTGCAACTGCCTGGAAACAGTCGGTCTCTGGGCAGTGCAGCTTTTTCATGAATCTCACTGTCTTCAGCTGAAGGTTAAAAAGATCagtttaactaaaaaaaaaaagaaaaagatcaagTACTGCTGATGTCATTTGGTActatataaattgaattgaattgagcagccagggcccagtgcagcagtaGTGAAAAAATTCAGCTTCTTTATCTTGTTTCTTACCCTTTCTATGTCTATGTCTTGTTCGGGTTGGGTCAGGTCAATAGGTGTGATCTTTGGCTTCTTGGGAGGTCGTCTTTGGGGTCGGGGTCGACTCTTAGCTCCACCTACAGCCTCAGCAGAATCCCAGAGGTGCACGCACATCAACATCACCACTGCAAGTATGCAACGCCATAGTCCAGCCATTGTATCGCTGACAGGTAAGAATCTGTGTTCTTGTTCTACGCCccccttttaattttcttttttctaaattcttgtttttgttttataggtTTTCTGTCCACCCTGCTCTGTTTCTCCCTTCAGCTGTTCTCTTTCTGCTTTACTCAACTTGCAACACATATACCCAGAAGATATGGATCAACAAACAGAGTCCCAGAGACAAACAGTGTGAAACGGAGGATGGCATGCTGAGTTAAATATTAACTTCATGGTAGAGATGAGGCCATACTAAAGTGTTGTGGTGTGCACTTCTGAACAACAGGAGGCAGCAATAAATTACCGGCAAACATCGGGGGTCATCGCAGCACAGCGCCGGATTCAGACGtgcatttattgaaaaaaaaaggatcgGTCATGTTTGCATGATTCCTATCAAAGACTTCAGCTGGATATGTACACACAACTCCAGAttacaaaccaaaaacacagcAATGTTTTTGCAATCCTGCAGAACAACAAGTCAACCCACATGGAAATATGCTAAACATTACAATGCTGTTAAAAACACATATGTTCCAAGTGGCTCATATGAGAAGACCTTCATTCAGATGACAGTTAAGGGAAATTACTTAACAAACATTAGTAAACAGTAAAAACACCAGTGACCAGGAGGGAACACAAAAAAGATTATTGGAGCAGAAAAATTATTTACTGTGTGTCCTGTAGTCCTGTCCTGTGTAGACATCTCTCCAGTCCATATATCCATTAACATATGCAATATAAAACTGGGTTCAATTCACTTCCAGTTTAACCCACAGTTCATGCCACTGCACCTCACATAgcttttcactttaaaaaaacaacacaaaaaacagaagggaagttCTTTAAACtggtcctgtttttttttttaatgttttgattAAGTCCATCAGTTTCACTCATCCTCATCAGGTTTGTTGTTTTCTCTGGTTTTAAATGTGAGGGCAACACTGTTGATGCAGAAGCGCTGTCCTGTTGGGTCTGGTCCATCATCAAACACGTGGCCAAGGTGGGCATCGCACTgtgtgacacagacacacaaacacaaaaaagtcaGAACTACACAAGTCTGGTTTGGTTTGTGcacattttttactttaatCTCTGCTTTATAGCACAAACAACAGCAAGTATCACAGCTAAACTGACCGAAACCTTGGCTTCTTTTGGTTCCTGAGCACAACTCACATTTTTACAAAGGACTTCTGTCCCAGGGCTGCCCAGGCTGTTGTCAGGGCGCCGAATGATGGAGGTGTGGCTTTCATCACCCTCCCATGTCCCGTGAGCCTCATTGAATGCTGGCCAGCCTGTCCCGGAGTCGTACTTAGCCTCGGAGCTATGAAGAAAGGAAGGAATAGTTTAGTAAACacctgctgattttttttaaaaaaatgagcaAACAGCAAAATCCTCTTATACCAGTAAGCCCTAATTTTTTCAGGTTTAATAAAAGATTATGGTCCAGTCCAGACAATGTGCATACCCCTTTATTGGTTAGATGTATTACCTGAAGAGTggagcatcacagcagacacAGTGATACATCCCCACTTCAAAATGGTTCAGGTAGATCCCACTAAAGGGCTGAGAACatccacaaatacacacacacacaccagatcACAATGTAAGGAGCAGAAATACAGCTCATTTTACTACCTGTGTGTTCTTCAGCACCCTGGTTTTGTAAGTGCAATACAATGACTTGTCCTTAGTCCTGTTATAACAAGCTGAAATATCTCTGCGTTTCATTTTTCGGGCTGTATTTCACTCATAACGTAGTAAAAGTGTGTCGTTGTGATACTGTGCAGATCAAAGTCCACCTGAGAATGTGTTGCTGTTGACGAGATAATGTATGTCACTCTGAGAAAGTAAGATAAGTGCTGGCATGCTTATCTGCACATGTAAACCTCCACTTATTAATTCTGAACACAAAGCTTCTTTGGCATTAGGTTACATAATAATtatactgttttttgttttgcttttttttatacACTGGACTCACCTCCTCAGTTCCTTTCTCTCTGGTGACTACATACTGCTCTGGGGTCAGTTTTTTATGCCAGTCTGTAGTCTCACTGTAACGTGTGAGGGACTGCAGGCCTGCACAGAGCAAAGGTCAGACATTTTAGATATGCATGTttaaaccacatttttttttgtgacaGTGGATCATTAAAACCAGCTATGTGGAAGAGTTTCCTGTAATTCCTGCATTTTCTTATCTGATCACATTACCATTAATAATACAGACTCTGAACAATTTGGAGGAAACCTGAGAAAATGAGGCTGCTTGGAAATATATTCTTAAAGAATAACTAAGACTAAAGTATAAACAACCTGATCTCAGATAATTTCCACTTAACTTTTGAAATATGCTTTCAAACAGAGATGTAGAAGCTCTAATAGTAAACATCCGTGCATGATGGTGCAGGTGCAGGGAGCTGTAGCTCAAGTACAGCGCTGATATAAATCAGAAGTTCGCTCACGGTACCTTGAGATGTGGACACGGGACGGATTATTCCGGGGATCCTCCTCGGTAACTCTGCAGCTCTGGCTGTGGCGTGTTGAGAGGCAACAGCGACAATCCGGCGGACGAAACGAGACATGTTTGCTCCAGTGGAGTCAAGTGCGACTAAAGTCAAGTGCAGCTTTCAGTGGAGTCAAGCGAACTTGTCCCATCGAGATTTTTCACGCCGCGGCGAGTTTGGGCTGGTCCTCGCCCGGCTTATCCGGGCTGTTAGCGGGGTTACACGgtcacaaaacacaactgaagcTACAAAGGTCAAAGTGGATGGAGTTCATATTTTATTGCCAGCACTGTGCAAATAGCGCAGTAAGCGCTGCTGAATGGGAGTCTGCATAttaatggattaaaaaaaaacaattaaaaatctaatctaatctagaTTTTAGATCATTTAATTTTAGATTTtctattttagatttttttaagacTGATACCGACAtatttgttgatttaaaaatatgacaTTCAAATAGGTAAgccatattttttttagttcttttagagacatgaaacatgaaaagaTTTCTctagcattttttatttattgttatttatttaggcTGCTCCTGTATGCTCTGCTTTAGTTAATAGCTAATATTGGCTATTTGCCAGTCTattacacaaatatacacatgtatataAAATCTCCAGCTCATCCCCTGAGAGGTGGTATGAATGGGATCCTCAGGCTCGGGTCCACTTAAGGGGACTTTGAGGGTTCTGCGCAATATCGTGGTTGCTCCTGGGACTGCACTCTTCAGCACCAAGACCTCTGATGTTGTGCTTGGAATCTGTTGGAGCTACTCTTCCGGTTTGGGGATTACAACTCTTAGTGTTTCCATTTCCATTGTGACTACTTTAGCTTTTTCCTTCCACATCTGCTCCAGTTGTTCCTTCAGCCTTAGTTTGTGAAGTCAGTTGTGCCATTTCTTCCTAGAATTGGTGTCCGCTGGGATTGCCACATCTACTATCTGCTGTTCACAACCATCTTTGCTGATGTCTATTTGAATACTAATtggtattattattactgttacttAATGCAAAAATCTAATGAGTTATCAGATGGTAGCTACTCAGCACATTTATACATGATcaaaacaacctgctgaagttcaaattgagcataaaaaagaagaaagaaaagaagaaatgtgatttaagtGCCTAAATCTGGCCctagttgttggtgccagatgggctggtatgagtatttcagaaactgctgatctactgggattttcccccaCAACCATCTCTAGTGTTTACAgacaacagcacaaacaaagaaaatatccagtgtgcagctgttctctgggtgaaaatgctttatgatgccagaggtcagaggagaatgaccagactgcttcaagctgataggaaggtaacagtaactcaaataccCACTCATACAGCCAAggcatgcagaagagcatctctgaatacaAAACACTTCAGACCCTGGAGCAGATGAGATACAGGAGCAGATGGCCAGACCAGTTGCCATGTCtctcagctaagaacaggaatgTACGTctacagttcacacaggctcaccaaaattggacaacatAAGATTGGAAAACGATGCCTGGTCTGGTGAGTATAAATTTCTACTATAAAATCTTTCTGGCAGGTtcaaaaacatgaaagcatggatccaaaGCTCCAGGCTGGTGATGGTGGCATGAAGCTGTAAGAGATATTTTCAATTCTCTAACAACTACAGCTTGCACATTGGCAAAAACACTGCTTCACCATGTTGAACCCATGCTAAAGTACAAAGGTtgaatcactgtgtttaacagaGAAACACCACAATAGACAAGATTTTGCTTTGCTTATGCATATGTAGAAAAATAGTCAACTGATGATGTGGGTAATAATTTATTATATGATTACTCGGGTCCGCCATGCACACATCAtgtacacataaacacacattacATATAAATCGATTGATGCACATCagacaaaatatcatgtcaAAGCGTTACCTTCTGGGGTATTTAAACAGTACAGTACCGGTTATATAGTTTGATACTGGACTGCAGCAGGGCTATTGACTGGAAATAGGTTTCCAGGTTGGTGCATAAGGTCTACTATGTAGCGGCAGGGCTGTGAAGAGTGCAGCTTGTTGGaggaatttctactgaaaaggaGAACCTCATTCCAAGCACGGTTGTAGTCTCCCCTAACAAGTGTGCAACTCAGTCCAATGCAATCAGCCAGTGACTAAAAGAGGAGACGGAAGAATGTCAGACTGAGAAATAGGCTGGGCAACAAATATTATGGAGAAGACCTTAAAGAGACAGAGCTTAAATTGGGATGTCAAAACATGTTGGtcaggaataaaaaaacattagGAAAGATGACGAACATAGCCGCTCATGCTAATGCTACCACACGGGTAAAGAATCTGTACCTTGAACAGGAGTGCCCTGTGATAGTAGATTCCCTTTTTGATGAAACCAATGGGAATAACATTAGACTGAAGTTGAATCTTCAGCTCACTGAGGTGCAGAATCCAAGAAAACCCGTGCATCTTTTCCATCTCCACTGATCCCCCCATGGCTTCGCTCACCAGCCTGAAAATAAGACCAAACCCAAccaaaaaaaatgcagaaacctttaaaataaagtctttgttttccATCCTGATCTCTCGGGGTATTGTTTTTCTATGTGTTAGCAGAGTGTCTGCATTGCATACCACTGCTGTCATTCTTAGTCAGCTCTCCTGACATTTTAAGAGTTGGTGTGCAAATGTCCTTTTAATGTGTTTCCATGACTCCAGagatttgttttaaacaatCGCTGCTGATAAGTTACTTCACTCTCTCTTTGCATGCCAGTAATTGCATAAATACGTTACCTGGCTAAGGCTTCACACTGCTCTTTTTCATCATTCAGTGGAAAGATGTACTCTTTGGCAATTTTTATTAGAATCTGCAATGAGACATCCTCCATCATTCCCCCTGGTTTCTCTACAGGAGACTCAGGCTGGACAttatctttctgtttttcttccttcttcttcctgAAGAAACACAGTAAATTAGAAAAGAAATCTGAGTCAGACcttaaaataagaaagaaaattacTACTTAATATTCCACCTTTGTGAACTCTATCACTCATTTCAAATCATGTGATCAATGTTAGTGGCGCTGCTTTATGCTCATCCTTCATATTAACAAGCACACTCTTTTTAGTGTCTAAAGATCTCCTTTATGTTATCTGACTTTATATACAATAATGAAGAGAGCATATCATTACAAGATTTAATCATTATCACTATGGGGCATGATTTTtaataacatattttaaaatcaaGATCTTTCAATACTTTTTAAATGTCAATGTTTTGGCACTATATCCTGTTTAGCATGCGTCAGAGAGATTGTTCTCATCTCCAAAGTGTTTAGACAGTTTATAAAAAGGTATATGAATACAGCACATGCATGCATTTGAACAAATATAAACTTTAGtaatatcaataataataatagagtACATGTGGCCATAATCTTTCTGttcctcttccttcttcttcctgtacagagagagagtgaattAGAAAAGAATTCTGTCGGTGTCTTACAAGGAAAGAAAATCACTACTTAAAATTCCACCTTTATGACCTCTATTAATTCATTTCACATTTCGTGATCAATTTTAGTGGTGCTGCTTTATGTTCAGCCTCCACATTAATAAGCACACTCACTTTGGTGTCTTACGGTCTCCTTTAATTCTGCTTTCTGACTCTGATGGCTTGCTCTGTGTTTCTTCTAGCACATCTACTGTCGCCCTGCAACCAAAGGACATCAACAAAATGGTTTATATGGACACAGAGCACTGTATTTTATAAATCTTTGCAAATATATCATGGAAGCATTACTCTTTAtggctgtttttctgccaaggCTACAGGGAAACTTGGGCTTCATGGACATTGCCAAGAACTAAATCAGGTTTTGCTTGGGgatataatatttatttcaatCAATAACTtgcaaatcaatttataacttgtatgaaattatttttttctagatTTTTGTTTGATATTCTGCCTCTctccatgatttttttttagcatgcaGCATTTATGTAGCTACATTTTCATGTATAAAAATGTAGCAtcatttaatattgtcttgaaatgtcattatttttggCACAACTTCCCATTTAGCATGTGTCAAAAAGAGTGTCAAAgtataataatcataataataacaataataataatcatagctGTGGCCAAAAAGGGTTTGgacaaaaaagatttttgtcTGCAGAACCTCTGATGTTAGTGGCATTACTTGTTGTACTACTTAGCAAACACACTCACTTTGGTGTTTTACGCTCTCCTCTGACTCTGCCGTCTGACTCTGATGGCTTGTTCTGTGTCTCTTCTGGCACATCTACTGTCTCCCTACCAACAAAAAACATCAGTTAATTGGTTTATAGGAACACAGAAGAATAAGTAAGAAAATGAATTCAATCGTGAGGCCTTTTGCTTTGAAGATTTGGCTCATGCAAAAGCTATGGATGAGACCAGGAATCAATTACATAACAGACTGCTTAAGAATGCCTGAAGTGTTGCGTGTAAATTCATGCTGGTGGAATGGGGGTCTGGGAGGTGTGAAGGGGTGAACAGAGGTACCCTGAGGGGGTACTGCTCTCTTTTCCAAAGTTAATTCATGAAAATGCTGAAAGCATTAAACAGTGCATGCATATACAACCTTAAACATCTAAGATGTGTTTTTTCATTGCGTGCATGCTTTATGTGGCTCAGTGAACAATACGCTCAGTGAAGTGtattgtgtgtgtctttgtgcttTTGCACATTTGTGATTTTGGGTGCAAGCTTAGAAGTCCATTATTTGAATCACAAGAAGCCCTCTGAGTGTGTTGCCACCCTAAAAAAGGGCTTGCGTACCCTGCCACACTAATTATGCTACAGGCATAGTGGGGGAGAATGGGAGGAGGCAAGGGAACGAAGGAAGAATAGAGCACAGGATTGGAGCAGAGAAGGGGAGGGTGATTGTAATCTAACAGCCACAATAAATTTTCTGAGCAAACAACATGTTGTGACTTCTAGTGCAGGAACCTAATGGTCCCAGTCAATTTCTGTGATTGTTCTGGTTAATTTACTTTTATTACCAGGTGGGAGGAGTCAGCTGTAACTGTTTAGAGGGCTATTACATACAATATACCTTCCATTTGTCCTCAAAACATCTatctaaactaaaaaaaatgtaataataaagcATGCTTCTTTAAAACAATTGGTGTCTTTTAAGCACAAGCATTAAAAGAATGTAGTTTATATTTCTCCCCTTAAACTATCAAAACATACTCTAATATTAGATTCATACTCTGGCAATACTGTTGCTTTGTTGACAAAAATAATGGCTCGCCGCTGGTTAACCGGTTGCTTGGACAGTTCCTCTAAAGTCAGCATCCTCTGACCAGGGCGAGCCTGAGGGAAAACACAAGAGTTGCAATTTAATTATTATGTGAAAAGTCATGTTGCATTCTTGTGAAAGACTgccaataacaaaaaaaacaacaaccaactAATGCTATGTTAATAAGATTGCATTAAAAAGTTCTTGAAAGGACTTCTGACAACATACCTTTCCAGCATCGTAGAAGCCGCCGGTGATGATGTCAGTGGAGGCCAAAGAACTTGTCAGGCTGTACTTAAAAGACAAGTTGGAGTTAAGTAGGCTGTTCACAGCCAACTCACTAAAACTGTTCCTACGAGTCTTTGACTGGTTGATTTCCTGAAGTATTTCCAGGGCTCTGAGACACAGATAGAAACAACAAGCGCAgaccaaaagaaagaaagaaagcaaaatatTCTGTCATtactaataaatataaaaatgaacaaatgaacAAAGGCACATGTAGTCCCATCTAATATTGTTTTGCACTGCCATCTGTTGGTTATTTAGGGGATCACATTAAGCAATATCTATGAagatattgtatttattttactcGCCAGTCATTTATTTGGTGACACATCAGTCATGCTCTAATGACAGTGTTATCTATCACGTCTTACCCAAATTTGCACATTTCCACAGCAGTTGGCTCATCACTGGCACAGACATTCACTGCCAAGCATGCACTGTGCAGCACCTCCTTGGAGTGAGACCGCAGTAGATCGACCAGAAGCTGAAGACCTCCAACTCTGACTAGCTTGGGTTGAGTTTTAGTTATTTAGTGAAAGAATTTCAAATGTAGTATCACAAAGTGAAACCAAATGCTGTTTACAATAACCCTGCTGTCTTGAGTAAAGTTTACAGCaatgattaaaaacaatgatcattatttattattaccgAACATGAGAACAAGCCAGCATTCTGAGGTCACATAAACACCAACCTCTGCCCTAGCTTCTTCATCACTGGCCAGCACTGCCAGGCAATGTGCAGTGTTTACCAGGACTTGTGTAACTGTAGATTTCAAGGGTTCCAACAGAGCCTGTATGGCTCCATGTGACAAGATGCTACAGCGGATGATCTCATGTTCTGCCATGTTGCAAAGTGTGGCAGCAGAATTGGCCACTATCTTTGGACAGCTTTGATACAGTTGCTGGACGAGGAGCTTGTCGCCACCTTCCTCATACACTTCACTGGAAAATACAATAAACAGGGAGGGAGGTTTAATGAAAAGTTAGACGGCTGACAGTTACTGTAGTTTTACAAATTTATACGTTGTTAAAGCATATTATTTCCAAGCATACAATGTGTGGGTTCGGGGGTTCGAAGGAGACTTGTctggaaaaaaatgtataagACAAGAGTGGAGAAGAGAATGGAAAAGAAGTAAAGAGATTCCGTGTCTCATTTTTATGAAAAAAGGGGAGGACAGCATTCTAGTCCAGAGTAGAACACACACCTTTAAATCCCTGAACTCATTcagattttatgtattttatgtagCTAATAATGGGAAAACAACTAAAAGGGTCTAGAAGTTTACAAAAATAATCATATTTGGATGCTTTATGCTGgacataaaagacaaaaacaggcACTTATGTGCATGCATTATGGGAATTTTCAAAACTTCTTCCTTTTCTGAGAGATGTTTGGGATTATATGGGCCAAGGGTTGAAGTGTGATTTGCCCAGGTCACCAATACTTTGTCTTCTTGGGGACAGGGGTGTCCCAGCACACCTGAATGATTGATATGAACCAGACAGTGTGTACTGGATGTCTGACAAATAAATATTACCCAGTAACTTATTATACAAATTGTCTCGTATGCCTCATTCTGTGTCTTTAAACTGCCTTGTTCGTTGTAGATGTTTTTATACATAATTCCATAAATTTTGAATTGTTAAAAAAAGTGCATATTTCTGTACAAAAACAATGAGGTATAGGTAAGACATCAAAGTCCCCCGTCACTCACAAGGCATCTGACGCGCTGTTATGAGTGAGGTTGGAGAGGGCCTGGGTTGCCGCCTCTCTCAGTGCCAAACTCTCCCTGCTCAGCAGTTGAACCAGGACACTGATACAACCTGAAACACAAAGGAATCCAACTCAATTACACtttgttgtgctgactgcacctaATCTCAGGGTGGCTCGGTGAAGATGTACGTGCCAAGTTCTCTGAAGCGTTCTTTGCTGTTTACGTGGAAGCTCAAGGCGGCCACAGCCTGACAGGCAGACGTTATCACACCAGTGTTCTCCAAGGACAGAAGCTCAACCAGAACCGTCTCCACATCCTGCTCGTGAAGCACTTTGCAGCTCTCAGCTAAACACACAGGCATGCACCCGCATACACACACGCATAACAGAATAAATGAAAAGGAGTAAATTATGTGGGAAAGTTGAAAGAAATCTGTTGTCTCTAATTGCCTTCTGTGCTTACAGCTCTGAGCCACCCTGGTGATGCATTTAATAACACCTGACCGGATTTCAGGCACACTGGGAGTGAGGACAAATTCCATCAACTTGGTCAGTCCTCCACTCTTGTGAATGAGTTGGACACTTTCACTGTCACTCAAGCAGTTAGCCAGGACATGCAAGGCCTCAGCATGTAGGTCACTGAAGTTctgtgagaaataaaaagaTAGGTCCAGAGGACACAGATTTTAAAGGATTCtctattattttattcttattaacACAAACCAACAGAATGAAGACATATGTTACCTAAACCATATACCTACCACATTATTCAGGATACCCATAAGCTTCTCAAATCCCTGCTTGTCCCTGAAGGTTTTGTTTGCATCTCTGTCAGTAGTGACATGTTGCAACGTCTTTAAAGCCAAATGCTGAATGACAGGGAATTCCGAATTTAAGAGCTGCAGAAGTGGAGGGATCCCACCTAATTCGTGTACGACCAGGCGGCTTTTGTAGTCCTTCATGGGGACAAAACAGCAGAGGTTGCAAAAGGTTCACAAAAATGttgaaagcatttttttcaACAATCCTAGGAGCAAATTTGAAGCTGTTTTCACTCATGAAATCTGTAAATGTTGGGAGAAATAGGTCAGGACTTTGTGAAGTTGCTCTTTCTCACACGTAGCGCACAGCAGGAAACAGTTCGCATTAACTGCATTCTCATTACTAAGAAATACTTTAGGTTTGGCAGCAGTGCTGCCTTAGtagagcaggagggaggcagAACACAGTGTGACCACTGACACCAGAGTTATTACCTGCGCTATTATCACATAGATGAAACTGGACATAATAAATACTTTCCCTTGCAGAGCTGACAAGTTAAACACATTCTACAGCATTAAACATCTGCACTGTCACATGTACCTCTGTCACGTTATATCTAGAAAAGTTCAGGGGTTCAGTAAATACGTGAAGACAACTGTATTGTCTTTTAGGACTATTAAACATCACGTTAATTTTTCACAGTGAAAATCCTTAtaatttttacataaaataaaatcccAAAGCCTGATGACTTTGGGTCACCTGTACT contains:
- the armc3 gene encoding armadillo repeat-containing protein 3 isoform X2, with the translated sequence MGKKSRNERETPVKETFEPLPLESKAPATVVLLLNSPEEDILIKACEAIQTFAEKGDENKVSLLGLGALAPLCQLITHNNKLVRRNAFMALGIMATNGDVRTALKKLDAIPSIIEKLSLEDDTVVHEFATLCLASLSEDFLCKAQIFDNKGLPTLIQLLSSSDPDVKKNSLETISNLDYKSRLVVHELGGIPPLLQLLNSEFPVIQHLALKTLQHVTTDRDANKTFRDKQGFEKLMGILNNVNFSDLHAEALHVLANCLSDSESVQLIHKSGGLTKLMEFVLTPSVPEIRSGVIKCITRVAQSSESCKVLHEQDVETVLVELLSLENTGVITSACQAVAALSFHVNSKERFRELGCISVLVQLLSRESLALREAATQALSNLTHNSASDAFEVYEEGGDKLLVQQLYQSCPKIVANSAATLCNMAEHEIIRCSILSHGAIQALLEPLKSTVTQVLVNTAHCLAVLASDEEARAELVRVGGLQLLVDLLRSHSKEVLHSACLAVNVCASDEPTAVEMCKFGALEILQEINQSKTRRNSFSELAVNSLLNSNLSFKYSLTSSLASTDIITGGFYDAGKARPGQRMLTLEELSKQPVNQRRAIIFVNKATVLPEETVDVPEETQNKPSESDGRVRGERKTPKATVDVLEETQSKPSESESRIKGDRKTPKKKKEEEQKDYGHMKKKEEKQKDNVQPESPVEKPGGMMEDVSLQILIKIAKEYIFPLNDEKEQCEALARLVSEAMGGSVEMEKMHGFSWILHLSELKIQLQSNVIPIGFIKKGIYYHRALLFKSLADCIGLSCTLVRGDYNRAWNEVLLFSRNSSNKLHSSQPCRYIVDLMHQPGNLFPVNSPAAVQYQTI
- the armc3 gene encoding armadillo repeat-containing protein 3 isoform X3, whose product is MGKKSRNERETPVKETFEPLPLESKAPATVVLLLNSPEEDILIKACEAIQTFAEKGDENKVSLLGLGALAPLCQLITHNNKLVRRNAFMALGIMATNGDVRTALKKLDAIPSIIEKLSLEDDTVVHEFATLCLASLSEDFLCKAQIFDNKGLPTLIQLLSSSDPDVKKNSLETISNLVQDYKSRLVVHELGGIPPLLQLLNSEFPVIQHLALKTLQHVTTDRDANKTFRDKQGFEKLMGILNNVNFSDLHAEALHVLANCLSDSESVQLIHKSGGLTKLMEFVLTPSVPEIRSGVIKCITRVAQSSESCKVLHEQDVETVLVELLSLENTGVITSACQAVAALSFHVNSKERFRELGCISVLVQLLSRESLALREAATQALSNLTHNSASDAFEVYEEGGDKLLVQQLYQSCPKIVANSAATLCNMAEHEIIRCSILSHGAIQALLEPLKSTVTQVLVNTAHCLAVLASDEEARAELVRVGGLQLLVDLLRSHSKEVLHSACLAVNVCASDEPTAVEMCKFGALEILQEINQSKTRRNSFSELAVNSLLNSNLSFKYSLTSSLASTDIITGGFYDAGKARPGQRMLTLEELSKQPVNQRRAIIFVNKATVLPEETVDVPEETQNKPSESDGRVRGERKTPKATVDVLEETQSKPSESESRIKGDRKTPKKKKEEKQKDNVQPESPVEKPGGMMEDVSLQILIKIAKEYIFPLNDEKEQCEALARLVSEAMGGSVEMEKMHGFSWILHLSELKIQLQSNVIPIGFIKKGIYYHRALLFKSLADCIGLSCTLVRGDYNRAWNEVLLFSRNSSNKLHSSQPCRYIVDLMHQPGNLFPVNSPAAVQYQTI
- the armc3 gene encoding armadillo repeat-containing protein 3 isoform X1; this encodes MGKKSRNERETPVKETFEPLPLESKAPATVVLLLNSPEEDILIKACEAIQTFAEKGDENKVSLLGLGALAPLCQLITHNNKLVRRNAFMALGIMATNGDVRTALKKLDAIPSIIEKLSLEDDTVVHEFATLCLASLSEDFLCKAQIFDNKGLPTLIQLLSSSDPDVKKNSLETISNLVQDYKSRLVVHELGGIPPLLQLLNSEFPVIQHLALKTLQHVTTDRDANKTFRDKQGFEKLMGILNNVNFSDLHAEALHVLANCLSDSESVQLIHKSGGLTKLMEFVLTPSVPEIRSGVIKCITRVAQSSESCKVLHEQDVETVLVELLSLENTGVITSACQAVAALSFHVNSKERFRELGCISVLVQLLSRESLALREAATQALSNLTHNSASDAFEVYEEGGDKLLVQQLYQSCPKIVANSAATLCNMAEHEIIRCSILSHGAIQALLEPLKSTVTQVLVNTAHCLAVLASDEEARAELVRVGGLQLLVDLLRSHSKEVLHSACLAVNVCASDEPTAVEMCKFGALEILQEINQSKTRRNSFSELAVNSLLNSNLSFKYSLTSSLASTDIITGGFYDAGKARPGQRMLTLEELSKQPVNQRRAIIFVNKATVLPEETVDVPEETQNKPSESDGRVRGERKTPKATVDVLEETQSKPSESESRIKGDRKTPKKKKEEEQKDYGHMKKKEEKQKDNVQPESPVEKPGGMMEDVSLQILIKIAKEYIFPLNDEKEQCEALARLVSEAMGGSVEMEKMHGFSWILHLSELKIQLQSNVIPIGFIKKGIYYHRALLFKSLADCIGLSCTLVRGDYNRAWNEVLLFSRNSSNKLHSSQPCRYIVDLMHQPGNLFPVNSPAAVQYQTI